The following proteins come from a genomic window of Romeriopsis navalis LEGE 11480:
- a CDS encoding SagB/ThcOx family dehydrogenase, with protein YAPQAQELRQVRFKNFRRELHYLCLGQDLGRDASVVVFHTADLKSAIAQYGDRAYRYLHLDAGHLGERLNIAATRLELGVSGIAGFFDDQVNQVLSIPDDEAVLYITTLGKPRRR; from the coding sequence CTATGCGCCCCAGGCCCAGGAATTGCGGCAGGTGCGGTTTAAGAATTTCCGACGGGAGTTGCATTATCTGTGTTTGGGGCAGGATTTGGGCCGAGATGCTTCGGTGGTGGTGTTTCATACGGCGGATCTGAAGTCGGCGATCGCGCAGTATGGCGATCGGGCTTACCGTTATTTGCATTTGGATGCGGGGCATTTGGGGGAGCGGTTGAATATTGCGGCGACGCGGTTGGAGTTGGGGGTGAGTGGGATTGCGGGGTTCTTTGATGATCAGGTGAATCAGGTGTTGAGTATTCCGGATGATGAGGCGGTGTTGTACATTACGACGTTGGGTAAACCGCGTCGGCGGTGA